The DNA region ATCCTGCAGGGTGTTGACCTTCAGGCGCACATTGACGAACTGATTAGGAAACAGTGCGTCATCCTGATTATCGAACCGCGCCTTGATTTTGATGGTGCCGGTGGTGACATCGATCTGGTTGTCGAGGCTCAGCAGTTTGCCGCTGGCGATCAGGTTTTTGTTACTGCGATCCCAGGCCTCCACCAGCAGCGGCTGGCCGCTTTTCTGCGCTTTGAGAATAGGGCTGATGCTGTTTTCCGCCAGGGTGAAGATCACATCGATTGGGTGGGTCTGGGTGATGACCACGATGCCGGTGCTGTCGCCGCTGGTGACGTAGTTACCCACGTCCACCTGCTTCAGGCCGACCCGGCCGGCGATCGGCGCGGTAATCCGGCTGTAGGTCAGGTTGAGCTGGGCGCTGGCGACACTGCCCTCATCCGCTTTCAGCGTGCCGAGCGTTTCGGCCACCAGCGAACGCTGGGTATCGAGATCCTGCTGTGACACCAGCGACGTTTTCGCCAGCTTCTCGTAGCGCGCCAGGTCGCGACGGGCATTGGCCAGCGTCGCCTGATCTTTGACCACCTGACCCTGCGCCTGCGCCAGCGCAACCTGATAAGGGCGCGGATCGACCTCCGCCAGCAGATCGCCTGCGTTGACCTGATCGCCTTCGGTAAAGTGGATGGCCAGCAGATCGCCATTGACCCGGCTGCGCACGGTGGCCGTATTGGCGGCGGTGACCGTACCCAGTCCGCTGAGGTATTGCGGCACACTCTCGCGGGTGGCGGTGGCGGCCTGAACCGGCGCCAGTGGACGACGCGCGCCCTCACCGCTGCCTTTGCCGCCTGGTGCAGACGCATCAGGCTGGCTGCTGCTTTGCGGCGCCGCGCGGTGCTGCCAGACAGAGTAGCCACCCGCCGCGACGGCGATCAGGGCCAGCACAATCAGGGTTTTCTTCATAACAGGGTGTCGGGTGCTCATGGTTTTGATGCTCTCCAGCAGTGACGTAGTCCCAGGCGCAGGCATCAAAAGGTTAGCCTGCAAACGACAGAGTGTAGTCGCCTCTGACGGGCAAAAGTTGAAGGAAATAAGGAATCTCTGTCAGGGCGGCCTCATTATGCCTGTTCTTTCATTAATCGCAGCACAATCGTCATAAAGGGGTGAAATCCCTTTGCTATGCTGAGAAACAGGCAGTTTTTCAGGTCAATAAGGAGCCAGAGATGCATCAGAATCAGACCCGACAGTTAGGTGACAGTGGTATCGCCGTTCCGCGACTGACGTTTGGCGGCAACGTATTTGGCTGGACGGTGGATCGCGCCACCGCATTTTCCTTGCTGGATGCGCTGGTGGAGCGGGGGCTCTGGTTTATTGATACGGCGGACGTCTATTCGCGCTGGGTGCCGGGCAACAAAGGCGGAGAATCGGAAACGATTATCGGCGAGTGGCTGCAAAAAAGCGGCAAACGCGACCAGATCGTTCTGGCAACCAAAGTGGGGATGGCGCTGACGCCGGAGAAAACCGGGCTGAAACCGCAGTATATCCGTCAGGCGGTTGATGCGTCGCTGCGCCGTTTACAGACCGACTATATCGACCTCTATCAGGCACACCGTGACGATGCGGACACGCCTCTGGCGGAGACCCTGAGCGCCTTCGACGGCCTGATCCGCGAAGGCAAAGTGCGGGCTATCGGCGCCTCAAACTACAGTGCCGACCGGCTGCAGGAGGCGCTGGAGATCAGTGAGGCACAGGGGCTGGCACGCTACGAAACCCTGCAGCCGGAATATAACCTGTATGACCGCCAGCCCTATGAATCGGCGCTGGAGCCGGTGGTCCGCGCGCACGGTCTGGGCGTGATTAACTACTACTCCCTGGCCAGCGGTTTCCTCAGCGGCAAATACCGGGAAGCGGCGGATGCGGCGAAAAGCGCGCGCGGCCAGAGCGTGGTCGAAAAATACCTCAATCCGCGCGGGCTGCGGATCCTGGACGCGCTGGATGCCATCAGCGAGGCGCAGCAGGTGACGCCGACGCAGGTGGCGCTGGCGTGGCAGATTGCCCGTCCCGGCATCACCGCGCCGATCGTCAGCGCCACCTCGCTGAAACAGCTCGACGATCTGACTGGCGCGCTGCAGCTCACGCTCTCGCCAGAGCAGATTACGCAGCTGGATGAGGCGAGCCGGTAATCGCAGGGGGCCAGCGTGCCCCCGCTTATCGCTGATCTGGCAGAAAAGGTGATTTCTGGCGGAATCTTCACCGCTAAGCGATCCCGATCACAGTTACGCGCATAACCTGCCGCTTCCGGAAATGATGCGCACGTATTTACAAAAACCGCCCCCTGCCCGGCACTATCCTCTGCGCGTCACTTTCAGTCACTTACATAAGAATCCGCCCGATGAAAAACAGAAAAGCCCGCTTTCCCTCTGCCGGTGTGGCAACCGGTACCCTGCTTATGGCGATGCTCTCCACGCCCGCTCTGGCCGCAGATGCGTTGAGTCCCGACTCTGAATGGATGTTCGGTGACTGGGGCGGCTACCGGACGCAGTTACAGGATGACGGCATTAAGTTTGACGTCAACTACACCATGGAAAGTGCGGCCAACCTGGGCGGCGGTGCGGACAGCAACACCACCATGCGCTACAGCGACCAGTGGACGTTTGGCACCAATTTTGACCTGGAAAAACTGCTGAACTGGCAGGATGCCGAGTTCCAGATGACCGTGACCAATCGCGACGGTCAGAACCTGTCGGATCAGGTAGGGGACCGACGCGCCGGGATGCTCTCTTCGGTTCAGGAGGTCTACGGTCGCGGCCAGACCTGGCGCCTGACGCAGTTCTGGCTGCGCAAAGGGCTGTTTGACGATGTGGTCGATGTGAAAGCCGGTCGGGTAACGGTAGGTGAAGACTTCGATAATTTCGATGGCAATCTGTTCCAGAACCTGGCGCTGGGCAGCGGCCAGGCGGGGAACTGGCGCGGCGATCGCTGGTTCAACTGGCCGGTGTCGCAGTGGGGCGGCCGCATTAAGTTCAATCTTACTCCTGAGCTTTTCTTCCAGGTCGGTTTCTATAATCAGAACCGCGCCAACTACGATCGCGGCGACGGCTTCCGTCTGGACACCCGCCATTCTGAAGGCAATCTGGTGCCGATCGAGCTGGGCTGGAAACCCACCTTCGGGCCGGAAAAACTGCCGGGTAACTACCGCATCGGTTACTACACCTCGTCGGTGGATGGCGATGTCTACAGCAGCTGGCGCAACGGCGGCTATCAGGATCAGGCGCGTGCCTACGGCGGCTATCTGTTACTGCAGCAGCAGCTGACTGCGCAGGGTGGTGATGCATACCGTGGTCTGGGCGTTCGCGTGCAGGCGGTGATGAACGATCACAAAACGTCGAAGACCGACAACTATCAGTCGCTCGCTTTCACCTGGACCGGGCCGTTCGACGCCCGTCCGCAGGATGAGATTGGCGTGGGCGCGTCACGTATTCATGTGAACAGCGACTATACCCGCTCGCTGCGTCAGCAGAATCAGGCGAACGGTGAGAGCCGCTTCGACAGCCCGACCTGGCTGCCGGTTCAGGACGGGTCGGAATATGACTATGAAATCTACTACAACGCCAAAGTGACTAACTGGATGTCGCTGCGACCTAACCTGCAGTATGTCGTGGCACCGGGTGCGGTCAGCGAAGTGAAAGATGCGTTTATCGGCGGCATCAGCGCCAATATCGCTTTCTGATAACGGCCAGACGGTCAGGGAACCGGGCAGGCGGCGCAGCAGTACTGAGCGACCGCTGCCTGCGCCGGTTGCAAAGTACAACGCGCAGGGAGGGCGGGATGTGTGAAAGGCACAGGCCGCCAGCTTCAGCCTGGCGTTGTCCGCAAATAAAAACGGCACCCTCGGGTGCCGTTTTTATTGTTGCCGCGCAGGATTAGCGGAACATTACTTCTGCCCAGCGGGCCAGTCCGGCGGTAACCGAGGCGAAGTCGTCGCCGCCCGCAATCGGCGTATCCGGCAGCGTCTGCTGCAGCGCCGCGCGCAGCAGCGGCGAACGCGCGCTGCCGCCGGTCAGGTAGATCACATCAGGTTTGATCTGGCTGGTGGCCAGCGCCAGCTGCACCTGCTCCAGAATCTTCTCCAGCGGCTGGCTGATCGCCTCCTGCAGCTGGTTCACCGCAATCTCCGTCTCTAACGCCGCGGCGACAAAGTCGAGCGAAGCGGTATGCGCCGGGCTGGCTGACAGGGCGATCTTGCTCTCTTCGGCCGCCCGCACCAGACGATAGCTCAGTTTCTGCTGCCACACCTTCAGCAGGCGCGCCACGACGTCACCCTGTTCGGCATCGCGCACCAGATCCCGCAGCCATTTTCCGCAGGCGGCACTGTAAAAGTCGCTCTGGGCCGGAACGTCATTGATGGCGATTGCGTTCCACCACGGCAGGGCGGGCAGGGCGGTGCCTTTCTGGGTATTGCCGCCGAGGCCCAGCAGGGGCATCAGGGTCTTAAACGCCAGCATGATGTCCAGGTCGTTGCCGCCGACGCGGCAGCCGCTGTGGCCCAGCAGGCTTTCACGGCGGTCCGCTTTGTCGCGCCACGTTGGCCCCATCAGCAACATCGAGCAGTCGGTGGTTCCGCCGCCGATATCGACGACCAGCACGCGCGTCTCCTGCTGCAGCGTCGCCTCGAAATCCAGTCCGGCCGCCACCGGCTCGAACTGAAACTCGACGTCGCGGAAACCGGCACGGTGCGCGGCGCGCAGCAGAATACCTTCGGCCTGCTGGTTAGACTCTTCGCTGCCCAGCCCCTGGAAGTTGACCGGTCGCCCGATAACCGCCTGCTCAATGGTCTGCCCGATCTGGCTTTCGCCCTGCTGACGGATGTGCAGCATCATGGCGCAGACCAGATCTTCAAACAGGGCAATCTGCTGAGGCTTCAGGCCGCTGGCACCGAGGAACGATTTAGGGGATTTAACGAACCAGACATCTTCCGGATCAACCATGTAGTGCTGCAGCGCGGTCAGGCCAAACTGCACGCTATTGGGCTGTACCTCAATATCTTCTTCGCGGTTGAAGCGCAGCGCTCGCTGCAGCAGCGCCGTGGTTTCGCTGTCCGGCGTCGCCACCTGATGATGACGATAGAGCCATTCGCTGACCGACTCGCGGGTAGGCGCACAGATCATTGACGGCAGCAGGCGCTGATCGTTCTCCAGCGTTAACAGGCGTGGCGCGCCATTTTCGCTGACTGCAATGGAGCAGTTAGCCGTACCGTAATCGAATCCTATGAACATTTTCGCCCCCATGCCGGAAAAAAGGGGGCGACTTTAGCGCAGCTTCAGCGGGGTGGCAAGCGGCCCGCGCGGGAATTAACGGATAGCGAAGATGCGATCCTCGGCCAGCGAACGCAGCGGCTGACGCTCGGCGACAGCACTGCCCCAGACGCCATCCACGTCCAGCGTCGCCAGGGTGTTGAGCATGGCCGGCACGGACACCGGACCGGCCAGCACCGAAATATGACGCTGCGATGCCTGGCCCTGAATAATGGTCAGCAGCATCTCATCCATCAGGTTGGTATGGACGTTCGCCACCAGATCGGGCGCCAGCACCAGATAATCGACCACGTCATCGCTCAGCAGATGAAAGGCATCCAGATTACGGCCAAACTGCTGCAGGACGATACGGCAGCCACACTGCCGCAGCTGCCGCAGCGCTGCATACACCTGGTCGCCTTTACCGATGACGCTCGCCGCCGGGAAAGCAAAACCGCCGCGGCTGTCGGCCATCCCTGCGGCGACAACGCGCTGACAGAGCTGCTGCATAAAGGCAGCATCGTTCAGGACCTGCGCATTCAGCGGCAGGATCACCGGTATGCCTTTCTGATTCAGTACCTGCACAGTGTGGCGGAAAAACGCGTCAAGAATGTTGTTATCCAGCCGGCGGCGCAGCGTCTCATCGGCAAGATTACTGCGCAGCAGCGTCTCATCCATCAGCAGCCCGTCAGCGGTTAGCAGCTGGACATCCAGCAGCCAGACAAAGGCCGCCTGCGGCGTTTTCGGCGGCGCAACGGCCCAGGCGGGCAGTTCGATCTGCAGGGCATCGATCATCCCGGCATCCAGCCCCTGATGATTTCCCGGCAACGGCAGGCGATGCTGTTCATAGATCATCAGCCGTCCGCGTCCGCTGCGTTTGGCGTTGTAACAGGCGATATCCGCCTGGGACAGGACGTCACTGCTCTGGCAGTTTTCGGCGGAGATCTGCGTTACCCCGGCGCTGGCGCCGACCTGATAGAGACGACCCAGCCACTGGAAGCGGTAGTCATTGACCGCGGCGACGATACGCTGCACCACGTCATGCGCCTGCGCGACTTCGCAGTCGGGCATCAGCAGGGCGAACTCATCGCCACCCAGACGGGCCAGGAAATCGCTGCTGCGCAGATGGTGCTGCATCAGCGCGGAGAGTTCGCGCAGCAGCGCATCCCCGGCGGCGTGTCCGGCGCTGTCGTTCACGGCCTTAAACTTGTCCAGATCGATAAAGACCAGCACATGGTGATGACGATGTTCCGCGGCATCAAACAGCAGGCGCTTAAGCTGCAGTTCAAAGCTGGCGCGGTTGGGCAGGCTGGTCAGGGTGTCATGCAGCGCGCTGTAGCTCAGACGCTTCATCAGCTTACGAGACTCACTGACATCCTGAATAATCATCACGGCACCCTGTTCCAGCCCGGCTTCCGAACGCAGCGGGGTGATGCTGTAGTGAATGTCGATATGACCCCCATCCGGCGCATGCAGCACCAGATCTTCCGCGAAATCTGGCGCAACCTTCTCCGGCGGCAGCTGGCACAGCAGCAGATTTTCCACTTCGGGCCCGTTGCGGCCCTGGGTGATGTGCAGCACCTTGCTCAGGGGCTGACCGGTGGCCTGCGCCTGCGACCAGCCGCTCATCTTCTCGGCCACCGGATTCATAAAGGCCACGCACATCTCTTTATCGGTGCTGATCACCGCTTCGCCGATCGAATCCAGGGTGATCGCCATGCGCTCTTTCTCCTGAAACAGCGCCTCATTCAGATTGCGCAGCGGCGTGATGTCCTGACAGATACCCAGCATCCGCTCGATGCGTCCCTCTTTGCTCAGCAGCCGGTTAGCCTGGGTGCGCACCCAGCGCTGGCCCTGCCTGTCGACCACGCGATACTCCATATGGAAGGCGCTGCGCGTCTCAATGGCCTGCTGCACCGTCAGCGCCGCATACTCGCGGTCGGTGGCGTGCAGCAGATGGATCCAGAGGTCATAGCTGGGCGACTCATGCGGAGCCAGGCCAAACAGGTCGTACATGCGCTTATCCCACAGCATCTCACCGGTCAGCAGGTTCCACTCCCAGACGCCGATGCCGCCCGCTTCGTTGGCCAGCGTGATGCGTTCCATCAGCCGCCGGTTCACCTGTTCGCTCTGTTTCAGCTCCGAGATATCGATGATCTGCGCAATGAAGTAGAGCGGGGCATGGCTGCTGTCGCGCACCAGCGACACGGTCAGACGCGCCCAGACGATTTCGCCATCTTTGCGGAAATAGCGCTTTTCCAGGGTATAGGTGTCGATGTCGCCTTCCAGCAGTCGCCTGACATGCTGCATGTTCAGGGAGAGATCGTCGGGATGGGTGATCTGCTGGAAGGTCAGCCGCTTCAGCTCGTCGGCCGGATAGCCGAGGATCTGGCAGAGTGAGCGGTTCACCTGCAGCCAGTTGCCCTGCGGGGCGACCAGCGCCATTCCGATCGCCGAATACTCCATGGCGTGACGGAAGCGGGTTTCACTGTCGGAGATATGCAGTTTTTCGCGCCGGGAGGCGTCCATCACCAGCGACATGATATGGCTGGGGATCAGCACCAGCAGAAACGGCAGCCAGCTGGAAACCGGGCCCAGCGAACTGTTGTTGTTGACGACGCTGACCAGATCTAATGCCAGCAGCATCGAGATAAAACTGGCGTTCAGGAAGAACAGAATAAACGCCTGCAGCTTGGGCAGGCGAACGGCGCACCAGAACAGAATCACCACGATAAAGGTAAAGGGCCACGGCAGAAAGCGCAGTGACAGGTAACTGGCGCCGAGGGTGAGCAGCAGCGTCAGGGCGAGTTCGGCCAGGCGCAGATCGCTGAACTGCGCACGCCGCAGCGGCCAGGGCAGCAGCAGCAGCATCGGGCCGAGCACCAGCATGCCGATGATCTCGGAGATCACCCAGGTATAAAAGAAGGGAAACAACGCCTCGCCGCTGACCTGAAGCGTCCAGATCGCCAGCAGGCCGCCGAGGAGCGGCGTCATAATGCCGACCGACAGCACCAGGCGTGCCCAGTCACTCAGCGAATCCAGCGGTGCGCGCCGGTTCAGCAGGGCGCGCAGCAGCATACCGCCGACCCCGGCCTGAATCAGGTTGAGCAGCGTAAATTTAAGGTTGGAAAAGGCGGGCCCGATGACCAGGGCGTTCGCGCTGGCGGTGCCCAGTACGCAGGCCGCCAGCAGCAGCGGCAGCTGGCGCGTCGGACAGCGGAAGACCACCACGGTCATCAGCGTGGTCGGAAACCAGAGCGGGGAGATTTTCCCGCTGACCACGATCAGTTCAAGACAGAACAGCGTCAGGAAAAAGAGGACCCCGCCCAGAACCAGCGCCTGGAGCCAGCGATTGGGGATGTTATTTTGCGGGGATAAAATCTCAGTCATGCGGGCTTCCGGCAGGGTGCAGGGCTCCGCAACGGCGAATCAGGCACCAGTCATTCTCTGACTGCATGCTAGCACATTCGGCAAAGAAAAAAGGGGGGAAATCAAAATTGCCCGTTATTCGGCGAATTGACGGGCAGGCGGTGGTGGCGGTCCAGCTTATTGATTACTGACGAAAAAGATCGGCGCGGGTATAGGGTTTTTCCATCCCCGCGAGGCTGGCAGAGAAGCGCTCCAGAAACTGCTGCGTGGTGGCGACGCGCCCGTGACTCATCAGAATAAATGGTACGACCAGCGCAGCACCGACCTGCGGCCAGCTAAAGCCTTTAAGCGTGGTGCGCCGCTGCGAGATCAGAAACGCGGTGCTCAGCGTGAAGCCCAGCAGCAGACCGGTGGCGACCTCGCTCCTGGAGTGCGCATGGATCACCAGGCGGGAGAAGCCCACCATCAACGGGATCAGATAGCCGACGGCGATCGCCACGACGCGACCCGGCAGCGACCAGCGCCCCGAGATCAGCCAGAGCATCACCGGCCACAGCGTAGCGGACATCGCGCTGTGACCGCTGAAACCGGTAAAATTAAAGCGCGCGCTGCCGATGCCGAATCCCAGAAACAGAATCTTCGAAATGCTCACCGTCAGGCCGGCCAGGCCAAACGCCACAATCCAGTAGAAGACGGTAAGACGGTTGTCACTCTTCCACGGTAAAATCAGGGCAATAATCACGGCTGTCGGAATCAACAGCATGCTGTCGCCAAAATAGGTCAAAGTCTTCCAGTGCATACAACTCCTGATGCCTTCTCGGGGCGTGATGAGAGCTTCGCGCACGGGCTAGCCGGCACGCTGAAGGGGCCATTTTAGTTATAATTGGCTGTGACAACAGTTTATCGGTGAAATGAGTGGCGTCCAAAGGGGAAAGTCTGAAAAGTCGCCGACGCCATTTCTCTGGCATCAAAAGACCGAAATCCCTATACTTAGCGCGAACACACCCTCTCCATTTCGGCCCGTCCGCTGCCCGCGTAATGTGTGTCCAGTGGCAGGCTCCAGTTATCAGGTCTTAAAAAAGTATGACTGACAAGTCTCATCAGTGCGTGATTGTAGGCATTGCCGGCGCTTCCGCATCCGGTAAAAGTTTAATTGCCAGCACGCTCTATCGTGAAATCCGTGATCAGGTAGGTGACGAGCACATCGGGGTCATCCCGGAAGATGCTTATTACAAAGATCAAAGTCACCTCACCATGGAAGAGAGGGTTAAAACCAATTATGACCATCCCAGCGCGATGGATCATGATTTACTGCTGCAGCACCTGCAGGCGGTGAAAGCCGGTCAGGATATCGAACTGCCGGTCTACAGCTACGTTGAACACACCCGCACGCAGCAGACCCAGCATCTGAAAGCCAAAAAGGTAATTATCCTGGAGGGCATTCTGCTGCTCACCGACGCCCGGCTGCGTCAGGAACTCAACTTCTCTATCTTCGTGGACACGCCGCTCGATATCTGTCTGATGCGCCGTATGAAACGCGACGTCAATGAGCGCGGACGTTCGATGGATTCGGTGATGAGTCAGTATCAGAAGACGGTCCGTCCGATGTTCCTGCAGTTCATCGAGCCCTCCAAGCAGTACGCCGATATCATCGTGCCGCGCGGCGGAAAAAACCGTATCGCCATCGATATCCTCAAGGCGAAAATTAACCAGTTTTTTGAATAATCCACGTCCGGCCGGACGTGGAGCAGACCGACGACAGGCAGGCTGAAGTCGGTTCGCTACACTTATGTCATGGAGTTTCCGCAATGAGATTATGCGATCGCGATATTGAAGCCTGGCTGGATAGTGGCAAACTGGCCATCGAGCCGCGCCCGCCGGTCGAACGCATTAATGGTGCCACGGTCGATGTGCGGCTGGGGAATCAGTTTCGTACCTTCAGCGGGCATACCGCCGCCTTTATCGATCTGAGCGGCCCGAAGCAGGAAGTGAGTGCCGCCCTGGATCGGGTGATGAGCGATGAGATCGTGCTGGCCGATGGCGAAGCCTTCTTCCTGCATCCGGGCGAACTGGCGCTGGCGGTGACGCTGGAGTCGGTCACGCTGCCCGATGATTTGGTCGGCTGGCTGGATGGCCGCTCGTCGCTGGCGCGTCTGGGCCTGATGGTGCACGTCACGGCTCACCGCATCGATCCGGGCTGGCAGGGCCGTATCGTGCTGGAGTTCTATAATTCCGGTAAACTGCCGCTGGCACTGCGTCCTGGCATGTTAATCGGTGCGCTGAGTTTTGAACCGCTTTCCGGCCCGGCTGCGCGTCCCTACAACCGCCGTGAAGATGCAAAATATCGCGGTCAGCAGGGTGCTGATGCCAGCCGTATCGACAAAGATTAATCTGAGGATGTAATGAAAAGAGTGATAACCACGCTGGCCATCCTGTTAGTGGTGGTCGTATCGGGAATGAGCGCGCTGGTGCTGCTGGTCAATCCCAACGACTTTCGTGCCTATATGGTACAACAGGTTGAACAACGCAGTGGTTATCGGCTGGCGGTCAGCAGCGATCTGCGCTGGCACGTCTGGCCTCAGCTCAGCATCCTCGCGGGCCGGATGAGCCTGACCGCGCCGGGGGCCAGTCAGCCGCTGGTGTCGGCCGAAAATATGCGGCTGGATGTCAACCTCTGGCCGCTGCTCTCCCATCAGCTCAGCGTCAGTCAGGTGATGCTGAAAAACGCCGTGGTGCGCGTCACCCCCGACAGCAGCCCGCAGCCCGCGAAAAACGCGCCGCAGGGACCGCGTGATGCGGAGCCTGCATCACCCGCCAGCGGCTGGTCTTTTGACATCGCGAAACTGCGGGTCGCCGACAGCCTGCTCATCTGGCAGCAGCCGGGCGGCGATGAATACAATTTCCGTGACCTCAACATCAGCATGGATCAGGACGCCAGCAACCTGGCGACGCTGGCGCTGAGCACCAGCCTGATGCGTAACCAGCGCAACGCCACGCTGTCGCTCAAGGGGCAGCTCGACGCCTCACAGTATCCTCATCGTCTCAGCGGCCAGCTGCAGCAGCTGGATTACACCCTGTCCGGCGCGGATATTCCGGCGCAGGGCATCAAAGGTTCGCTGAGCCTGCAGGGCGAGTGGAATGGCGACCGCCAGCGCTTCGCGTTCAGCAATCTGCAGCTCACCGCCAACGACAGCACGCTGACCGGGCAGGGCAGCGGCCACCTTATGCCACCGCAGCAGCTGGCGCTGGATCTGAAAGCCAGCTCGCTCAATCTCGATAATTTACTGACCAGTGCGCCCGCCTCTGAAACGCCTGGCGCTCAGCACGCCACCGTGGCCCGTTCACCGGTGATCGCGGCGCCGCGCGAACGCACCAACGCCGACTCTCCGCTGAACGACCTGGATCTGGCGCTGAAGCTTCAGGCGGACAGCGTGGTGTGGCGCGGCCTCTCGCTGACCGGCCTGACGCTCGATGCCAGCAATCAGCAGGGTCTGATGACGCTTAACACCCTCAGCGGTAAGCTGGGCAATGGCAGCTTCTCGGTTCCCGGCCGCATCGATATCCGTCAGCCTGAGACGCAGGTGTCGCTGAAGCCGCAGCTCCGGCTGATTGCGATCCAGCCCCTGCTGAAAGCCTTTAACCTGCCGGAGAGTCTGCAGGGCAACCTGAGTCTCGACGGCGAGCTGGCGGGCGACACGCTGAGCGTCGAGGCGGCGAAGCGGCGCTGGCAGGGCAGGGCGACCCTGAGTGCCAGCAACCTGAAACTGGCGCAGCTTAATCTGCAGCAGATGGTGCAGCGTGCCGTGGCGCGGGTCAGCGATAAGGTCAGCCGCGAAGAAGCTGATGATGCGGCCGATGAGGGCATTGAGTCGATCAGCGGCCAGGTGACGCTGAACAAAGGCGTACTCAGCTTCAGCGATATCAACGGCAACGGTCGCAATCTCGGTCTGCAGGGTGCCGGCAAAGTGGACATGGCGCAGCAGCAGCTGGATGTGACGCTGGGGCTGAAACTCAGCGGCTGGCGTGGCGCGGAGACGCTGGTGAAAGCACTCGCCGATCAGCCGGTTCCGCTGCGCATCTACGGCGACTGGAACAGCCTGCAGTATTCGCTGCCTGTGGATGACGTGCTGCGCGAACGTCTGCAGAGCGAGGCCAGAACACGGCTGAACCAGTGGATCGATCGTCAGAAAGAAGAGAGCAACAAGCCGGACAGGAAGAAATAGCGGCGCCCGAAACGGACGCGCGCGCTAGACCTCGTACTCCATATCGGGCTGCAGAAGGATCTCAACCTTCTGCACCCGGTGGTTCTCGACCTGCAGGGTGCGCAGCTGATAGCCCTCCAGCTGCAGCACTTCGCCTTCCTGTGGAATATGCTGCAGCCTGTCCATCAGTAACCCGGCCAGCGTGTGATAGTCGCGCTGTTCATCCAGCGGTAACTTCACATAGAGCGCCAGATCCTCCAGCGGCATATGGCCGTTGGCAATCCAGTGGCCTTCCCCCTGAATCTGAATATCGTAACGGGCATCAATTTCACCCGCCTCATTTGGCAGATTGCCGGCGATGGTCTCCATCACATCGCTCAGGGTCACGACGCCTTCCACAGAACCAAACTCATCGACCACAAACGCAAAGTGCGTATGCGCCTGGCGAAACTGTTCCAGCGCCTGCAGCAGCGTCAGCCGCTCAGGAAAGACCAGCGGCTGGCGGATAAGGGCGCGCAGGTCGAGCGAATGGTGATGCAGTGACTGATGCAGCAGATCGATAACGTGGACCACGCCCAGCGGTTCGCTGGAGTTATCGGTGATCAGGATGCGCGTATGCT from Pantoea deleyi includes:
- a CDS encoding diguanylate cyclase: MTEILSPQNNIPNRWLQALVLGGVLFFLTLFCLELIVVSGKISPLWFPTTLMTVVVFRCPTRQLPLLLAACVLGTASANALVIGPAFSNLKFTLLNLIQAGVGGMLLRALLNRRAPLDSLSDWARLVLSVGIMTPLLGGLLAIWTLQVSGEALFPFFYTWVISEIIGMLVLGPMLLLLPWPLRRAQFSDLRLAELALTLLLTLGASYLSLRFLPWPFTFIVVILFWCAVRLPKLQAFILFFLNASFISMLLALDLVSVVNNNSSLGPVSSWLPFLLVLIPSHIMSLVMDASRREKLHISDSETRFRHAMEYSAIGMALVAPQGNWLQVNRSLCQILGYPADELKRLTFQQITHPDDLSLNMQHVRRLLEGDIDTYTLEKRYFRKDGEIVWARLTVSLVRDSSHAPLYFIAQIIDISELKQSEQVNRRLMERITLANEAGGIGVWEWNLLTGEMLWDKRMYDLFGLAPHESPSYDLWIHLLHATDREYAALTVQQAIETRSAFHMEYRVVDRQGQRWVRTQANRLLSKEGRIERMLGICQDITPLRNLNEALFQEKERMAITLDSIGEAVISTDKEMCVAFMNPVAEKMSGWSQAQATGQPLSKVLHITQGRNGPEVENLLLCQLPPEKVAPDFAEDLVLHAPDGGHIDIHYSITPLRSEAGLEQGAVMIIQDVSESRKLMKRLSYSALHDTLTSLPNRASFELQLKRLLFDAAEHRHHHVLVFIDLDKFKAVNDSAGHAAGDALLRELSALMQHHLRSSDFLARLGGDEFALLMPDCEVAQAHDVVQRIVAAVNDYRFQWLGRLYQVGASAGVTQISAENCQSSDVLSQADIACYNAKRSGRGRLMIYEQHRLPLPGNHQGLDAGMIDALQIELPAWAVAPPKTPQAAFVWLLDVQLLTADGLLMDETLLRSNLADETLRRRLDNNILDAFFRHTVQVLNQKGIPVILPLNAQVLNDAAFMQQLCQRVVAAGMADSRGGFAFPAASVIGKGDQVYAALRQLRQCGCRIVLQQFGRNLDAFHLLSDDVVDYLVLAPDLVANVHTNLMDEMLLTIIQGQASQRHISVLAGPVSVPAMLNTLATLDVDGVWGSAVAERQPLRSLAEDRIFAIR
- the udk gene encoding uridine kinase, producing MTDKSHQCVIVGIAGASASGKSLIASTLYREIRDQVGDEHIGVIPEDAYYKDQSHLTMEERVKTNYDHPSAMDHDLLLQHLQAVKAGQDIELPVYSYVEHTRTQQTQHLKAKKVIILEGILLLTDARLRQELNFSIFVDTPLDICLMRRMKRDVNERGRSMDSVMSQYQKTVRPMFLQFIEPSKQYADIIVPRGGKNRIAIDILKAKINQFFE
- the asmA gene encoding outer membrane assembly protein AsmA gives rise to the protein MKRVITTLAILLVVVVSGMSALVLLVNPNDFRAYMVQQVEQRSGYRLAVSSDLRWHVWPQLSILAGRMSLTAPGASQPLVSAENMRLDVNLWPLLSHQLSVSQVMLKNAVVRVTPDSSPQPAKNAPQGPRDAEPASPASGWSFDIAKLRVADSLLIWQQPGGDEYNFRDLNISMDQDASNLATLALSTSLMRNQRNATLSLKGQLDASQYPHRLSGQLQQLDYTLSGADIPAQGIKGSLSLQGEWNGDRQRFAFSNLQLTANDSTLTGQGSGHLMPPQQLALDLKASSLNLDNLLTSAPASETPGAQHATVARSPVIAAPRERTNADSPLNDLDLALKLQADSVVWRGLSLTGLTLDASNQQGLMTLNTLSGKLGNGSFSVPGRIDIRQPETQVSLKPQLRLIAIQPLLKAFNLPESLQGNLSLDGELAGDTLSVEAAKRRWQGRATLSASNLKLAQLNLQQMVQRAVARVSDKVSREEADDAADEGIESISGQVTLNKGVLSFSDINGNGRNLGLQGAGKVDMAQQQLDVTLGLKLSGWRGAETLVKALADQPVPLRIYGDWNSLQYSLPVDDVLRERLQSEARTRLNQWIDRQKEESNKPDRKK
- a CDS encoding phosphatase PAP2 family protein — its product is MHWKTLTYFGDSMLLIPTAVIIALILPWKSDNRLTVFYWIVAFGLAGLTVSISKILFLGFGIGSARFNFTGFSGHSAMSATLWPVMLWLISGRWSLPGRVVAIAVGYLIPLMVGFSRLVIHAHSRSEVATGLLLGFTLSTAFLISQRRTTLKGFSWPQVGAALVVPFILMSHGRVATTQQFLERFSASLAGMEKPYTRADLFRQ
- the dcd gene encoding dCTP deaminase, which gives rise to MRLCDRDIEAWLDSGKLAIEPRPPVERINGATVDVRLGNQFRTFSGHTAAFIDLSGPKQEVSAALDRVMSDEIVLADGEAFFLHPGELALAVTLESVTLPDDLVGWLDGRSSLARLGLMVHVTAHRIDPGWQGRIVLEFYNSGKLPLALRPGMLIGALSFEPLSGPAARPYNRREDAKYRGQQGADASRIDKD